The following is a genomic window from Neoarius graeffei isolate fNeoGra1 chromosome 16, fNeoGra1.pri, whole genome shotgun sequence.
actattaaaagaagttaatccccaaaatttgagcttcctatctccaacggtttcagagatacaggcatttgaatttttcgatttttttgcattttgctcaaaacatacatatttcaaagtgtaatataatctttattatgcaagatagaaacctaaaattttgcacagagagactcaatgtcttgtactacaagcttcaacttagaatttcaatggttatTGTatgttagatggtgattttaacaaggaaattaaaaagacaaatttgcattttttgcatttttaactcattctggaagcttgcctgtggcagtaatgcttaaactaagaatgttattcaaatctacacagaaatatctaccaatttcagttttaccaagtctccactattcctagtttgtctgtaatagggttttgaaattcgccgatttctaaaacatgccattttcagtagcaagaaatccaatgtgggatagcagttaggaacttgtaaatttttttcagtaatccccaagacccatattttatatttccaaatttttgttctgtgtctctcaagtatttttaaactacaggggtttaaaaaatccattttcaccaaattcgaattttttatatatttttttcatataataaattaggttaataaatgcttcaataaggctcaagtaggttaggagacatgtttcttcctcaattttaaataaaatttcaattaatgctcagtattaattatttgtaaattgattttaatctaagactgtgtaacattagaaatcaatgaccagctattgtgtaccagtcaacagccagccttatcaatatcaacacagcacaataggtgacctttgataccagaacaggtggctcatagtaTCTTATAGTttcagagtctgtaaactgcatacttgttcagataacattatattgcttggattatattaaatacattgtaatacagagcactgagaaaatttaccaatgttattaactgaatgtgtttctttgcaaggattggatattttgaatagttgactagggaatttaattgtagttgctttcaatttgagatcagtataaatgagtttgttcttagacatctagaaatggctgaacttcctccctgttctataggaattggactaaagaaagattctgactgccataaactaacatacaacattaatattgtgtgtatatatatatatatatatatatatatatatatatatatatatatatatatatattgtgtgtgtatatatacaaccccgattccaaaaaagttgggacaaagtacaaattgtaaataaaaacgcaattcaataatttaaaaatctcaaaaactgatattgtattcacaatagaacatagacaacatatcaaatgtcgaaagtgagacattttgaaatttcatgccaaatattggctcatttgaaatttcatgacagcaacacatctcaaaaaagttgggacaggggcaataagaggctggaaaagttaaaggtacaaaaaaggaacagctggaggaccaaattgcaactcattaggtcaattggcaataggtcattaacatgactgggtataaaaaaagcatcttggagtggcagcggctctcagaagtaatgatgggaagaggatcaccaatccccctaattctgcaccgacaaatagtggagcaatatcagaaaggagttcaacagtgtaaaattgcaaagagtttgaacatatcatcatctacagtgcataatatcatcaaaagattcagagaatctggaagaatctctgtgcgtaagggtcaaggccggaaaaccatactgggtgcccgtgatcttcgggcccttaaacggcactgcatcacatacaggcatgcttctgtattggaaatcacaaaatgggctcaggaatatttccagagaacattatctgtgaacacaattcaccgtgccatccgccgttgccagctaaaactctatagttcaaagaagaagccgtatctaaacatgatccagaagcgcagacgtcttctctgggccaaggctcatttaaaatggactgtggcaaagtggaaaactgttctgtggtcagacgaatcaaaagttgaagttctttatggaaatcagggacgccgtgtcattcggactaaagaggagaaggacgacccaagttgttatcagcgctcagttcagaagcctgcatttctgatggtatggggttgcattagtgcatgtggcatgggcagcttacacatctggaaagacacaatcagtgctgaaaggtatatccaggttctagagcaacatatgctcccatccagatgacgtctctttcagggaagaccttgcattttccaacatgacaatgccaaaccacatactgcatcaattacagcatcatggctgcgtagaagaagggtccgggtactgaactggccagcctgcagtccagatctttcacccatagaaaacgtttGGCGGATCATCTaagggaagatacgacaaaaacgacctaagacagttgagcaactagaatcctacattagacaagaatgggttaacattcctatccctaaacttgagcaacttgtctcctcagtccccagacgtttacagactgttctaaagagaaaaggggatgtctcacagtggtaaacatggccttgtctcaacttttttgagatgtgttgttgtcatgaaatttaaaatcacctaatttttctctttaaatgatacattttctcagtttaaacatttgatatgtcatctatgttctattctgaataaaatatggaattttgaaacttccacatcattgcattctgtttttatttacaatttgtactttgtcccaacttttttggaatcggggttgtatatatatatatatatatatatatatatatatatattgtgtgtgtgtgtgtgtatatatatataatatatattagtgtgtgtgtgtatatatatatatatatatatatatatattagtgtgtgtgtgtgtatgtgtatatatatatatatatatatatatatatatatatgtgtgtgtgtgtgtgtgtacacaagtgctcagcgtaaatgagtacctcatgaacacaatttccaaaatgttgacaagacaaagtttaatataacatctgtttaacttgtgtgaaagtaaggttaataatataacttagattacacatttttttcagttttactcaaattaggttggtgcaaaaatgagtacacctcacaacaaaaactacttcatctagtactttgtatggcctccatgatttttaatgacagcaccaagtcttctaggcatggaatgaacaagttggcgacattttgcaacatcaatctttttccattcttcaacaacgacctcttttagtgactggatgctggatggagagtgatgctcaacttgtctcttcagaattccccaaagaaaataatttctttacaccacaaaggtgaaggctacaagaagatcagcaaagctttacttatcagtcagaatactgtagcaaaagtggtacaaaaatttaagaaagatggaactgcaaccatctcacagagacgtccaggtcatccacggaagttaacacctcgacaggagcgtcttctgatgagaagggttgaagaaaaattggcatgcaagttcactgcagttatctaaagaagtagaaagccaaactggggtgactatttcccgtgacacaatacggcgtacactgcagaggaatggcatgcatggatgccgtccacgaaagaagcctctcctaaagcccaggcacaaaaaagcccgcctagagtttgccagggcccatgctgacaaagatgaagactactgggactctatactctagagcaggggttttcaaagtgtggaagagtcagccccccccccccgagagcaaataaacaacagtgccctcacccccttacaatttttgttgttgctatacttaatgttccattcgtatttaaaaaaaattttgttgtacacatttttttccttttacacattttaaacatctgttcttttttaaacatcttttttacacattttaaacattttgtgctttttttaaactttttttacacattttaaacatctgtgcttttttaaaaaaaacatcgttttacacattttaaacatctcatagcatcgttagctagcacctcttggcagataacacactgtggcagtggagcatcttccgatcctgtccatgaaaatccaaactttaaataatcgtggtcatacttccttctttttttgcttggcccagactctgtctcctcactcactgtagctttaggtactaaaaatcgatccattttgtctctggcaaaggctagctgaagttcgctaaatgtctgcaatagtaactttttctggtttatttttcctcacattgcgccccgcacagtggtgtagtggttagcgctgtcgcctcacagcaagaaggtccgggtttgagccccatggccggcgagggcctttctgtgcggagtttgcatgttctccccgtgtctgcgtgggtttcctccgggtactccggtttcccccacagtccaaagacatgcaggttaggttaactggtgactctaaattgaccgtaggtatgagtgtgaatggttgtctgtgtctatgtgtcagccctgtgatgacctggtgacttgtccagggtgtaccccgcgtttcgcctgtagtcagctgggataggctccagcttgcctgcgaccctggagaacaggataaagcgtctcgagatgatgagatgagacgttgtgcccccccgaagaactctggcgccccctaggggaggtgcgccccacactttgaaaagccctgctctagagtgatgagaccaagataaatgtttttgggactgatggcttcaaaactgtatggtgtcacaaaggtaagaaatacaaagaaaaatgcatggtgcctacagtgaaacatggtggtggcagtgtccttatgtggggctgcatgagtgctgctggtgtcatcatttcattgatggcatcatgaattcacagatgtattgctctatactgaaagagaagatgctaccatcactgcgTGCCCTTGGtctttgtgcacttttccaacatgactaaacacacatctaaggccactgttggatttctgaagaagaacagggtgaaagtgattcagtggccaagtatgtctcctgatctgaacccaatcgaacacctatggggaattctgaagagacaagttgagcatcactctccatccggcatccagtcactaaaagagatcattgttgaagaatggaaaaagattgatgttgcaaaatgtcgccaacttgttcattccatgcctcgaagacttggtgctgtcattaaaaatcatggaggccatacaaagtactagctgtagtagtttttgttgtggggtgtactcatttttgcaccaccctaatttgagtaaaactgaaaaatgtgtaatctaagttatattattaaccttactttcacgttctaagttaaacagatgttatattaaactttgtcttgtcaacattttggaaattgtttgtgttcattgagatattgtttaaaatgttacttttcaaagggggtgtactcatttacgctcagcactgtatgtatgtgtgtgtgtttgcagcagCAGCACAGTGTTGCTGAGAGAGAGAATGGTCATTTCCCAGTCCCAGAAATGGGAGGCTTGTGACAGGAAGgacatctggcataaaactatgctccaattattaaaacataaataaacacacacacattatttatgtTTTGTTAATTGGAgcacagttttatgccagatgcccttcctgtcaCAAGCCTCCCATTTCTGGGACTGGGAAATgaccattttctctctctctctctctctctctctctctctctcacacacacacacacctctgggcaatttagagtagccaattagcctaactgcgtgtctttggactgggacCGATTTTTgggagaaaaccggagcacccagaggaaacccagaccgacacagggagaacatgcaaaaacacacagaaaggcccatgttGGCCActcggctcgaacctagaaccttcttcttatgaggtgacagtgctgaccactacatcaCCCCCACTGTAAAACCtatacgcaaaaaaaaaaaaaaaaatcccctaacTGGAGCAGGAAGAAGAAGACTCTTTCATATTAGAGCCTTTGGCAGACAAATGATGTAGTGGTGATATAATTTTGTCTCACTTACAAAAATTGGACTGCAGCTAGCCACTAGAGTGTGTCAGAAACATTTTGGCATCACTTTTTCACCCTTGTAATGTTCCATCACCTTTGAGTCATTGGCCCTTCCAGGGTTCACGACATGTGATGTGGCTGCTGAGGGGCGCAGTGTCCAAATAATGGACAGTCATTCAATTAGCAACAAGTAACACATCAGCACTTAAACTTAGCAAAGCACCAAAGTTTCCCACGAGAAACCGCAAATAAAACTCCAGCTCGACCTTCTTAAAGGAAAAGAAGCTCCTCTTAATGTACTCAAGTATTCAGCAGTAAAAAGTAGACGTTTTAAACTAATTGTTTTGGTGTGAAAACTAACTTTTGTTACTAAAAGTGTTATCAGCAACAAGCCTGTTCTCTTAAAGGCACTGATTCCATGCCAGCTGTACTGATTCATTGTACCGGTTTGACAGGGAAAAATCACAGACCACTTTATTCCTGTAAACTGCTGCATTACTAAATCATCAGTGATCATTGTGGATTTGCTATTCTGACCTCGCTTCAGCAGTTTACAGCACAGGGGACACAAGCACACAGCATCAGACAGTCATAAGTGAAACCGAGAGTTAATGGAATGGTTTGATAAGGATGTTGAATATTAATTTGGGCCCAATCTAAATATAAAGCATGCATTTTGTGAGGCATGTAAGACAGATTTCCTGATCAGTTTTCTTCAATTATGGCATTCAGAATCCACAAGAATGCATCATTTTACACCAGGTTTGTTACCTCAGAAATTCCCCAGGGGGCAGGAGGGGGTGAGGTTATGCCCCCTGACCCCCCTGGAAGGGTGTGACTGCGTCATAGTAAGACTGCACAATATCCTGACTGGAGGAAGTGAGGAGTTGAAAATAAGTTCAGTTGAAGCGTCTATGGAATAGCCAGGGGAAACCCAGCTCAAGCAGATTGGATATTAAAGAGAGAAGAGATCAgatcttcactcacacacacatacctgcTGAGAACATGAAGAGAAGTTGCGTGTTTCTGCTCCTGGGCTTGATCCTGATCATGGCACTCTGCTCAGATGCTAACCgtgagttgttattattattattattattattattattattatggaactAATTCTAACATTTATCTCCAAAGTTAAGGAATTCAAGTTAGAGAAATCACTTCAAGAAaattatataaaattctaaaataTCTGATGTTTATAGATGTTAAGTCATTGATTCTGATAGTATCTATTTTTATAAAGCTGTAGTGGTCATTGACATGGATGCAGTAATTACAGTGTAACCTAAACAAGCTCTTCTGTCTCGCTCAGTCCCTGAACACCATTCTGTCTCGTGCTGTTTCAAATTCTTCCGTGGAAAAATTCCTCCTCAAAACATTGTGAAGGTGAAAAAGACAGACTCACCCTGTACAATGAGCGGCTTCATGTGAGTATCTGCCGTTAGACATTAAACACATGtattattgttttattatatgATAAAGATTTTATAAATTATAATAAATCCACTTCACT
Proteins encoded in this region:
- the LOC132900025 gene encoding C-C motif chemokine 14-like, producing MKRSCVFLLLGLILIMALCSDANLPEHHSVSCCFKFFRGKIPPQNIVKVKKTDSPCTMSGFIVTTTRFHSLCVREDPRKNHRL